One Diospyros lotus cultivar Yz01 chromosome 1, ASM1463336v1, whole genome shotgun sequence genomic window carries:
- the LOC127803061 gene encoding uncharacterized protein LOC127803061, with translation MDSPEHFAPSETLLLNYLYPRIAFCKISQVSGISSCGGAEDWVVEIGKEGESRSMGMGSEPNSSPSAASGSPSAKRSRDPEDEVYLDNFHSHKRYLSEIMASSLNGLTVGDHPLPDNLMESPARSDSLFYLRDEMSLQYSPMSEDSDDLRYCETPTNNCLSQPDSRPTSPVSPYRCQRPLSGFSSVPPTTSLSHGSTVPAVTSSHPRQRGSDSEGRFPSSPSDICHSADLRRAALLRSVQMRTQPPGPSPFELPLSAGQESLHNIETEERSCAYMKSLEDERDFQIEECPSLDISEPDYKSEGSCRVSNMKIKVDEHADKAL, from the exons ATGGATTCTCCTGAACATTTTGCGCCTTCAGAAACTTTACTCTTGAATTATCTGTATCCCCGTATTGCATTTTGCAAAATCTCCCAGGTTTCTGGAATATCGTCTTGCGGTGGTGCCGAAGATTGGGTAGTAGAAATTGGGAAAGAAGGAGAGTCGCGGAGCATGGGAATGGGTTCGGAACCGAACTCGTCACCTTCGGCAGCGTCAGGGTCTCCGAGTGCGAAGAGAAGTAGGGATCCAGAAGATGAGGTTTATCTCGACAATTTCCACTCTCACAAGCGTTATCTCAGTGAG ATAATGGCGTCAAGTTTGAATGGATTAACAGTTGGAGACCACCCCCTCCCTGACAATCTCATGGAATCTCCAGCAAGGTCAGACAGCTTATTTTATCTaag GGACGAGATGTCCTTGCAGTATTCTCCCATGTCTGAAGATTCAGATGACTTGAGATATTGTGAAACTCCAACAAACAATTGCTTGTCCCAACCCGACAGCCGTCCTACCAGTCCAGTTTCTCCTTATAGGTGTCAAAGGCCTCTGAGTGGATTCTCTTCTGTTCCCCCAACTACGAGCCTTTCACATGGCAGCACCGTCCCTGCTGTCACTTCCTCTCATCCTCGTCAGCGTGGCTCAGATTCAGAGGGCCGGTTCCCATCATCACCCAGTGATATCTGCCACTCCGCTGACTTGAGGAGAGCTGCACTGCTTCGCTCTGTTCAGATGAGAACTCAACCGCCAGGCCCTTCTCCCTTTGAGCTGCCACTCAGTGCTGGACAAGAGTCTCTGCATAACATTGAAACTGAAGAAAGATCATGCGCCTATATGAAATCGTTAGAGGATGAGAGGGATTTCCAGATTGAGGAATGCCCGTCATTGGATATCTCAGAACCTGATTACAAATCGGAAGGATCTTGCAGGGTGTCAAATATGAAGATAAAAGTGGATGAGCATGCGGATAAGGCACTTTGA
- the LOC127803053 gene encoding uncharacterized protein LOC127803053 — MTDAWTDRKRRSIMNLCVNSNAGTAFLSSRESSDEAHTSELIFEYVDKCIEQVGPQNVIQVVTDNATNNMGAAKLLKVKRPNIFWTSCATHTINLMLESIGKLPKYKKVIDQAKSFTIFIYAHHKTLSLMRSFTKKRDIVRPGVTRFASAFLTLQSLMEKKAQLRAMFTSSEWEECKWSKIVKGKAAYATVMSIAFWNGVTICLKVFAPLVKVLRIVDADRKPSMGFLCGEIKQAKEDIKEALNNLEKNYKPIMEIIEARVKDRLDSPLHFAAYLLNPYYFFKDMDIQLDNEVMDGLFNCVEMFYHYDGELQGHVINVELPKYTRKDGAFGKSWATQGCAKNDDNYNPVTWWMTYGNQTPNLQRMARKILSLTTSSSGCERNWSTFEGIHTKKRNRLDVNRLNNLVYVQFNAKLMNKHKREKERNVDVLLASDASNAQGWIVDGEDDEEVEPGTGLTWEVVGEASGADEMLQARRSSRMRELHEDDFQSEEEDEQEINEFDFESDEDRVLEEYGEEEDQLDS, encoded by the exons atgacagatgcttggacagatagaaaaaggaggagcatcatgaacctatgtgttaattctaatgcaggtactgctttcctttcttctagagagtcttcagatgaagcacatacaagtgaacttatctttgagtatgtggataaatgcattgagcaagttgggccacaaaacgTCATCCAAGTAGTAACCGACAATGCTACCAATAATATGGGAgcggcaaaattattgaaggtgaagaggccaaatatcttttggacctcatgtgctactcacaccatcaatttgatgcttgaaagtattggaaaactgccgaagtataagaaagtcattgatcaggccaagagtttcacaatcttcatttatgcacaccataagaccttgtccttaatgaggtcatttacgaagaagagggatatagtgagaccaGGAGTTACTAGATTCGCTTCTGCTTTCTTGACTTTacagagtttgatggagaaaaaggcccaattgagggcaatgtttaccagctccgaatgggaggagtgcaaatggtcaaagattgttaaagggaaagcagcctatgctactgtgatgagcattgctttttggaatggtgtgactATATGCCTTAAagtttttgcacctttggtgaaggtgcttcgaattgttgatgcggatagaaagccttctatgggctttttatgtggagagattaagcaagcaaaggaagatattaaggaggccttaaataatcttgaaaagaactataagcctattatggagattattgaagcaagggtaaaagataggctagatagtccactacattttgcagcttaccttttgaatccctactactttttcaaggatatggatatacaacttgataatgaagtgatggatgggctttttaactgtgtggagatgttttatcattatgatggtgaattgcaaggccatgttataaatgttgagttgccaaagtatactcgtaaagatggagcttttggaaaatcgtgggcaactcaagggtgtgcgaaaaatgatgacaattataatccag ttacatggtggatgacttatggaaatcaaactccaaacttgcaacgaatggcgagAAAGATTCTCTCGTTAACCACTAGTTCatccggttgtgaaagaaattggagcacttttgaaggg atacatacgaagaaaagaaatagactagacgtgaatcgattgaacaatctagtctatgttcaatttaatgcgaaattgatgaacaagcacaaaagggagaaggaaaggaatgttgatgtgctacttgctagtgatgctagtaatgcacaaggatggatcgttgatggagaagatgatgaagaagttgagcctggtacgggactcacttgggaagtggttggtgaagcatcgggagcagacgagatgcttcaaGCTCGAcgaagttctaggatgagagagcttcatgaagatgattttcaatcagaagaagaagatgagcaagaaatcaatgaatttgattttgagtccgatgaagatcgtgtattggaagaatatggagaggaagaagaccaattagatagttag
- the LOC127803066 gene encoding uncharacterized protein LOC127803066: protein MNDSDRTGSTGASSEASSILKRKSNDVGWEYGMLIDPKNMDKIKCKLCGKIMSGGVYRVKEHIGHISGNVSACPKSSPTDQAKCKNAIAEAKNKRKNKKEEEDLMRSTVNISERVEGDDEDELQELGSRKTSHTLGPIDKFASSISPETCLSARMSQRQQTISEALFKERT from the coding sequence ATGAATGATTCGGATAGGACTGGAAGTACGGGAGCATCGTCCGAGGCCtcctcaattcttaaaaggaagtcaaatgatgtcggatgggagtatggaatgttaattgatccgaaaaatatggataaaattaaatgtaagttgtgtggtaaaattatgtctggaggtgtttacagagtaaaagaacacattggccacatttctggaaatgtttctgcatgtccaaaatcttctccaacagatcaagccaaatgtaagaatgctattgccgaggcaaagaataagaggaaaaataagaaggaggaggaagatttgatgagatcaacTGTTAATATCTCTGAAAGAgtggaaggggatgatgaagatgaattgcaagagttaggtAGCAGAAAAACGTCCCATACTCTTGGCCCTATCGATAAGTTTGCAAGCTCCATCAGCcctgaaacttgtttgagtgcgagaatgagccaaaggcaacaaactattagtgaagcactatttaaagagagaacataG
- the LOC127803074 gene encoding uncharacterized protein LOC127803074: MLASNPNHGVPKAPESDHLYLSDDGEGHRLSQDIDSTCSTPYVSAPSSPGRGPIGYFFSAPASPMHYVLSKAPSSPSEAANLFSTESSDVSGSFEFEFSSRFSPNGSAGNGSMSSADELFLNGQIRPMKLSSHLQRPQVLAPLLDLEGEEGDEEGDGRLQCESREVSVTRGRDLRSRNRSLHRKARSMSPLRTAQFQWHEETVVRGDEVSNRILKLEEGSESKQEGTPSIETTPSGSESSSRSSSSGRNSKKWIFLKDLLHRSKSEGRENNKDKFWLSISFSPAKEKKLASPSLTPSSSRDEKEKRRSEPQKQKRGSKQLAAGKTATGRPANGIRKRQVPPSPHELHYTANRAQAEEMKKRTFLPYRQGLLGCLGFSSKSYGALNGLARTLNPVSSR, translated from the coding sequence ATGCTCGCCTCAAACCCTAACCATGGCGTACCCAAGGCCCCAGAATCCGACCACCTCTACTTGTCCGACGACGGCGAGGGCCACCGTCTCAGCCAAGACATCGACAGCACGTGTTCCACTCCCTACGTCAGCGCGCCTTCGAGCCCCGGCCGTGGCCCGATTGGCTACTTCTTCAGTGCACCGGCCAGTCCAATGCACTATGTATTGTCCAAAGCTCCGTCTTCGCCTTCCGAGGCCGCGAATCTATTTTCAACTGAGTCGTCTGACGTGTCTGGATCCTTCGAGTTCGAATTTTCTTCTAGGTTCTCTCCCAACGGTTCAGCTGGGAATGGATCGATGAGTTCGGCAGACGAGTTGTTCTTGAACGGTCAGATCCGGCCAATGAAGCTGTCCTCTCACTTGCAGAGGCCTCAGGTTTTGGCTCCGTTGTTGGATCTCGAGGGCGAAGAGGGCGACGAAGAGGGAGACGGCCGACTGCAGTGTGAAAGCCGTGAAGTGTCGGTTACGAGAGGGAGGGATCTGAGGTCGCGTAACAGATCGCTTCACCGGAAAGCCAGATCCATGTCGCCGTTAAGAACTGCTCAGTTTCAGTGGCACGAAGAAACTGTTGTTCGTGGCGACGAGGTCTCCAACCGTATCCTGAAGTTGGAAGAAGGATCTGAGAGTAAACAGGAGGGTACGCCGTCGATTGAGACAACGCCGTCTGGTTCTGAGTCGTCTTCGAGGTCTTCGTCGTCGGGAAGGAACTCGAAGAAGTGGATATTCTTGAAAGATCTCTTGCACAGAAGCAAAAGCGAAGGCAGAGAGAATAACAAAGACAAGTTCTGGTTGTCCATCTCCTTCTCGCCGGCGAAGGAGAAGAAACTCGCTTCACCCTCACTCACTCCCTCGTCTTCAAGGGACGAGAAAGAAAAACGTCGCAGCGAACCGCAAAAGCAGAAGCGGGGCAGTAAACAACTTGCGGCCGGAAAAACGGCTACCGGAAGACCTGCCAACGGCATAAGGAAGCGTCAAGTCCCTCCTTCGCCTCACGAGTTGCATTACACCGCCAATAGAGCCCAGGCGgaggagatgaagaagaggacCTTCTTGCCGTACAGGCAAGGCCTGCTTGGATGCCTAGGATTTAGTTCCAAGAGTTACGGCGCCCTTAATGGACTTGCTAGAACTCTGAATCCTGTCTCCTCAAGGTAA